One genomic segment of Fervidobacterium pennivorans includes these proteins:
- a CDS encoding IS1/IS1595 family N-terminal zinc-binding domain-containing protein, whose amino-acid sequence MNNSTLSCPKCGSTSLYKNGHDKYGNQQFLCKLCHHSFKLSHSHKRKNFSFHYPKCTSCGRSKAFV is encoded by the coding sequence ATGAACAACTCAACACTCTCTTGTCCCAAATGCGGTTCTACCAGCTTGTACAAAAATGGTCATGACAAATACGGTAACCAACAATTCCTTTGCAAACTCTGCCATCATTCCTTCAAACTTTCCCATTCTCACAAACGCAAAAACTTCTCTTTCCATTATCCCAAATGCACTTCTTGTGGTAGGTCTAAGGCTTTTGTGTAG
- a CDS encoding NADH:ubiquinone reductase (Na(+)-transporting) subunit F has protein sequence MEIIVAPLVVSIISSALALMIVIVDGVVNNYGEVEIDINNGKKKLKVKGGAPLLHTLSSAGIFVPSACGGRGSCGACKVKVLSDVGPHLPTELPYMSKEEMAENIRLACQIKLKKDIKIYLPEELFNIKKFRGIVESIKDVTYDIKELRIRLVEPNEINFKAGQYVQLVIPPYENIKEPTQRAYSISSSPSDKNHIELLIRLVPGGIATTYVHKYMKEGDVVEVVGPFGEFYMRETNADMIMVAGGSGMAPIKSIILDMWERGITERNVWYFFGARSKRDLYYVELFQELEKRWPKFHFIPALSDPLPEDDWQGETGLITNVLDKYLATVIPQDTPKEGYLCGSPGMINACVQVFDKYGIKDVYYDKFA, from the coding sequence ATGGAAATAATCGTTGCCCCTTTGGTGGTATCAATAATTAGTTCTGCTTTGGCTTTGATGATAGTCATTGTTGATGGCGTTGTCAACAACTACGGAGAAGTAGAAATTGATATTAATAACGGAAAGAAGAAGTTAAAAGTGAAAGGTGGAGCACCTCTTCTCCATACACTTAGCTCAGCCGGGATATTCGTTCCTTCTGCATGTGGTGGAAGAGGTAGTTGTGGTGCCTGTAAAGTGAAAGTGTTATCTGACGTTGGTCCTCATCTACCAACCGAACTACCTTATATGTCAAAAGAAGAAATGGCTGAAAATATAAGGTTGGCTTGTCAGATAAAATTGAAAAAAGACATAAAAATATATTTGCCAGAAGAGCTTTTCAACATCAAAAAGTTTAGGGGTATTGTTGAGAGTATTAAAGATGTAACTTACGATATCAAGGAACTCAGAATCCGTTTAGTGGAACCTAACGAGATAAACTTTAAGGCAGGTCAGTATGTCCAATTAGTTATTCCGCCATATGAGAACATTAAAGAACCTACACAAAGGGCATATTCTATATCTTCCTCGCCCAGCGACAAGAACCATATTGAGTTATTAATAAGATTAGTTCCAGGTGGAATTGCAACGACTTACGTGCATAAATATATGAAAGAAGGAGATGTGGTCGAAGTAGTTGGACCTTTCGGTGAATTCTATATGAGAGAAACGAACGCTGATATGATAATGGTTGCCGGTGGAAGCGGAATGGCACCTATAAAATCTATTATACTTGACATGTGGGAACGCGGAATAACAGAGAGAAATGTGTGGTATTTCTTTGGTGCACGTAGCAAACGAGACCTTTATTACGTGGAGTTGTTCCAAGAACTTGAAAAGAGGTGGCCAAAGTTTCATTTCATCCCTGCTCTCTCAGATCCTCTTCCAGAAGATGACTGGCAAGGCGAAACTGGTCTCATAACAAACGTTTTGGACAAGTACTTGGCAACAGTTATACCACAAGACACACCAAAAGAAGGGTATTTGTGTGGCAGTCCAGGGATGATAAACGCTTGTGTTCAAGTCTTTGATAAGTACGGCATAAAGGATGTTTACTACGACAAGTTTGCATAA
- a CDS encoding NADH:ubiquinone reductase (Na(+)-transporting) subunit E: MIYPNINPLVLFFASIFTSNILLTNFLGMCSFISISKDLKSSNGLGIAVTLVMTITTGLNWILERYVITPLDIGYLRYIIYIIVIAAVVQVLEMIIDRVSPNLYMVLGIFLPLITVNCAILGVALFMQLRNYSFIQSVFFGLGSGIGWWLAIVLLAAIRKKTENAPVPAPLKGVGITLITIGIMAMAFIGFAGMINVQ; encoded by the coding sequence ATGATTTATCCTAACATTAATCCATTAGTGTTATTTTTCGCTTCCATTTTTACTAGTAACATACTACTCACAAACTTTCTAGGAATGTGTTCGTTTATTTCCATTTCGAAGGATTTGAAATCTTCCAATGGCTTAGGCATTGCAGTAACGCTTGTTATGACAATAACAACTGGACTTAACTGGATTCTAGAAAGATACGTGATAACCCCTCTAGATATAGGTTATCTTAGATACATAATCTACATCATCGTAATAGCAGCCGTTGTCCAAGTTCTTGAGATGATAATAGACAGAGTTTCACCCAATCTTTACATGGTCCTTGGTATTTTTCTACCCTTAATAACAGTTAACTGTGCGATTCTCGGTGTAGCTTTGTTTATGCAACTTAGAAACTATTCCTTCATTCAATCTGTCTTTTTTGGACTCGGTAGTGGAATTGGCTGGTGGCTTGCAATTGTTCTTCTTGCAGCTATCAGAAAGAAGACAGAAAATGCGCCAGTTCCAGCTCCGCTTAAGGGTGTTGGTATAACGCTTATCACCATTGGGATAATGGCAATGGCATTTATCGGCTTTGCCGGTATGATAAACGTTCAGTGA
- a CDS encoding NADH:ubiquinone reductase (Na(+)-transporting) subunit D: MSDFKKILKNNFWLENPVIVQILGICSTLAVTNNLRNTLIMTIGVTLVTALSNFTISAMRNLIPRKVRMITQVLVISFYVIMVDIVLRAYAPDVSKALGPYVGLIITNCIIMGRAEAFAQGNKPLISFWDGFTAGLGYMFVLVVVAFFRELLGFGTVLGFQVLPNSFPKWTIMVMPPSAFFVLASFIWIVRGMQIKKDVNQSTGGEKK; the protein is encoded by the coding sequence ATGTCCGATTTCAAAAAGATTTTGAAAAATAACTTTTGGCTCGAAAACCCAGTAATTGTGCAGATATTAGGTATATGTTCCACACTCGCCGTTACCAACAATTTGAGAAATACACTCATAATGACTATCGGTGTTACACTTGTAACCGCGCTTTCCAACTTCACAATTTCTGCGATGAGAAACTTAATTCCAAGAAAGGTCAGGATGATTACACAAGTGCTTGTCATATCATTCTACGTTATTATGGTCGATATAGTCCTCAGAGCTTACGCTCCTGACGTAAGTAAAGCACTCGGACCGTACGTTGGTTTGATTATTACGAACTGTATAATCATGGGACGTGCAGAAGCTTTTGCTCAGGGGAACAAACCGTTGATTTCGTTCTGGGATGGTTTTACAGCAGGGCTTGGATATATGTTCGTTTTGGTTGTTGTTGCGTTCTTTAGAGAACTTCTGGGATTTGGTACAGTCCTTGGTTTCCAAGTTCTTCCTAATTCCTTCCCAAAGTGGACGATAATGGTTATGCCACCAAGTGCGTTCTTCGTTTTAGCCTCCTTCATTTGGATAGTCAGAGGTATGCAGATTAAAAAGGATGTCAACCAGTCCACAGGGGGTGAAAAGAAATGA
- a CDS encoding FMN-binding protein: MRFDRDSKVYTVIFTFIVSFAFLVVLSGLNVMTSQQVKKNQELFMIRAVLNAMGIPYTSDDEAIDIFKSKVTMETKDSYNLFSAEVDGEKVYAILFNGSGLWGNISGVLAVNSDVSRIVGIDFISQSETPGLGGRIEESWFKEQFRNEAIVNGKVLVSTTKVPDSKDDGQVDAITGATLTSKSIEKIIATYIPILKSLLGVN, from the coding sequence ATGAGATTCGATAGAGATAGTAAAGTTTACACTGTTATTTTCACATTCATAGTATCATTTGCGTTTCTTGTTGTCCTTTCTGGTTTAAATGTTATGACTTCACAGCAAGTGAAAAAGAATCAAGAATTGTTCATGATTCGGGCTGTTCTTAATGCCATGGGAATTCCATATACGAGCGATGATGAAGCCATCGATATTTTCAAATCAAAAGTTACTATGGAAACGAAGGATTCATACAATCTGTTTTCTGCGGAAGTAGATGGTGAGAAAGTTTATGCCATTCTTTTCAATGGAAGTGGCTTGTGGGGGAATATTTCTGGTGTACTAGCTGTTAATAGTGACGTTTCAAGAATCGTAGGAATAGATTTTATCTCACAAAGTGAAACACCTGGTCTTGGAGGCCGAATTGAGGAAAGTTGGTTCAAAGAACAATTTAGAAACGAAGCAATCGTTAATGGTAAGGTTTTAGTATCGACAACGAAGGTTCCTGATTCCAAAGATGATGGACAAGTTGACGCAATAACTGGGGCTACGTTAACATCTAAGTCTATAGAAAAGATAATTGCAACGTATATCCCTATTCTTAAATCGTTACTGGGGGTGAACTGA
- a CDS encoding RnfABCDGE type electron transport complex subunit D, translated as MGSTGLIKFQKQPMMRKMLYALTPILLFSIFAYGLRVILLGFWVFLTAIFVEYLFERRKNKPVSEAVLVTAMLFLLSLPPSVPFWVAIIGIAFGVAFGKEVYGGFGRNVFNPAIVGRLFIYITFPLYMTSGWLKPSLFGLDATTSATPLQILRNGQNVDLFNLLLGWRAGAIGEAPVLLILLAAIYLIWTKTANWRLMVSTYGSAVLLTFLLDLFNVPKSLPTVPAMLSGSLLFITVFMATEPITAPKKVKSMWIYGIIIGLSGVVIRTFSLFSEGWSFAILIGNMFAPLLDEIVKDKKVKKPKKSISNDASEKKVEA; from the coding sequence ATGGGTTCCACAGGTCTTATAAAGTTCCAGAAACAACCCATGATGAGAAAGATGCTCTATGCACTCACACCTATTTTGTTGTTCTCCATCTTTGCATATGGATTGCGCGTTATTTTGTTAGGATTCTGGGTTTTTCTCACTGCTATCTTTGTCGAATATCTCTTTGAAAGACGTAAGAATAAGCCTGTAAGCGAGGCAGTTCTGGTAACAGCCATGTTGTTTTTGCTTTCTTTACCACCTTCTGTCCCATTTTGGGTTGCGATAATAGGAATCGCCTTTGGTGTGGCTTTTGGAAAAGAGGTATATGGCGGATTTGGTAGAAATGTCTTTAATCCTGCAATCGTTGGCAGGTTGTTTATATACATAACCTTCCCACTTTATATGACATCTGGTTGGCTTAAACCATCTTTGTTTGGCTTGGACGCAACGACTTCTGCAACGCCGTTGCAAATTCTCCGAAATGGGCAGAATGTGGATTTATTTAATTTGTTACTTGGTTGGCGGGCTGGAGCCATTGGCGAGGCACCTGTTTTACTCATATTATTGGCTGCAATTTATTTGATATGGACAAAGACTGCAAACTGGAGATTGATGGTTTCAACCTATGGTTCAGCCGTGCTTCTCACCTTTTTGCTGGATCTTTTCAACGTTCCAAAATCCTTACCTACGGTTCCTGCGATGTTGTCTGGAAGTTTGCTATTTATTACTGTTTTCATGGCAACAGAACCTATAACGGCACCTAAGAAAGTCAAGTCAATGTGGATATATGGGATAATTATAGGTTTATCTGGAGTAGTTATTAGAACATTTTCTTTATTCTCCGAGGGATGGAGCTTTGCAATACTGATTGGAAATATGTTCGCTCCTCTTCTTGATGAGATTGTTAAGGACAAAAAAGTTAAAAAGCCAAAAAAGAGCATAAGCAATGATGCTTCTGAGAAGAAGGTGGAAGCATGA
- a CDS encoding cytochrome b5 domain-containing protein, producing the protein MSKYRLIFVLLSIAIFTGFLFAGHLDKFFDIQKFKGEYKIISSETLQKTSGWVSVEGVVYNLGTSAPAKKFVTLSEVDSKLLTNDKIVGFLGVTISELSKYNGKNAPIMVAVNGIVYDLSASKSWAGGTHKNQHVAGQDLTYDILKLSPHGISKIKSFPSYGVLVFTPDELIKYDGKQQKKIYVSVYGIIYDATQSRKFTGGEHYGHDMGVDLTSEILSLQGHVNLLSKLYPIGLYVFNEKTISKFNGKEGKPFVIVEDIVYDVSKNAQGIKAGTIYDGQHRKEWLLVGFRLN; encoded by the coding sequence ATGAGTAAGTACAGACTGATTTTTGTGTTACTAAGCATAGCTATCTTTACAGGTTTTCTGTTTGCGGGGCATCTTGATAAGTTTTTTGACATTCAGAAGTTCAAAGGAGAATACAAAATAATTTCCTCTGAAACTTTGCAGAAGACTTCGGGATGGGTTTCTGTGGAAGGTGTTGTATATAACCTTGGAACTTCCGCACCAGCTAAAAAATTTGTCACGTTATCAGAGGTAGATTCAAAACTTCTTACAAATGATAAGATTGTTGGATTTCTTGGTGTTACGATTTCTGAACTTTCGAAGTACAATGGAAAAAACGCACCTATAATGGTTGCTGTTAACGGGATAGTTTACGATCTTTCTGCTTCAAAATCATGGGCAGGAGGAACACATAAAAATCAGCACGTTGCTGGTCAGGATTTGACTTACGACATCTTAAAACTCTCACCACATGGCATTTCTAAAATAAAATCGTTCCCATCCTACGGTGTTCTCGTTTTCACCCCAGATGAGCTGATTAAATACGACGGAAAGCAACAAAAGAAAATCTACGTTTCTGTTTACGGTATCATCTATGATGCCACCCAGTCCCGTAAATTTACAGGTGGTGAGCATTATGGTCATGATATGGGAGTAGATCTCACGAGTGAAATACTCTCGCTTCAAGGACACGTTAATTTGCTCAGCAAGTTGTATCCTATTGGACTGTATGTTTTCAACGAGAAAACCATCTCGAAATTCAATGGAAAAGAAGGTAAACCTTTTGTCATTGTAGAAGACATTGTGTATGATGTGTCCAAAAATGCACAAGGAATAAAAGCAGGAACGATTTACGATGGTCAACATCGCAAAGAGTGGTTGCTTGTGGGATTTAGGCTGAACTGA
- a CDS encoding Asp23/Gls24 family envelope stress response protein, with amino-acid sequence MKFQGTCGEIEITEKALKKIVYHALTELSDRLSVAAKNWLQKFLNVFSSEESNVVINENGEGVTVDLYVAIGYGINIPETFAMVKEKIIESFRKHLALENVEVNMHVTEVK; translated from the coding sequence ATGAAATTTCAAGGAACGTGTGGGGAAATTGAGATAACTGAAAAAGCATTAAAGAAAATAGTCTACCATGCTTTAACCGAACTTTCAGATAGGTTGAGCGTTGCAGCAAAGAACTGGTTACAGAAGTTCCTAAACGTATTTTCGTCAGAAGAGTCCAACGTTGTTATTAACGAAAACGGAGAAGGTGTTACAGTAGACCTTTATGTTGCTATTGGTTATGGTATAAACATTCCAGAAACTTTTGCTATGGTGAAAGAAAAAATAATAGAATCATTTAGAAAACACCTTGCGTTGGAAAATGTAGAGGTCAACATGCACGTGACGGAAGTTAAGTGA
- a CDS encoding Asp23/Gls24 family envelope stress response protein, with protein MGRIEINANVYQEIVYRSVCEFFGLEDAEKAISFKKSNVIVEKLQLSEDEEKERVRFTIQVPAKFGSNFLEFSNNVACHVKSKVEEITGMIVESVNVKVVDVITENENV; from the coding sequence ATGGGAAGAATAGAGATTAATGCTAATGTTTATCAAGAGATAGTTTACAGAAGTGTCTGCGAGTTTTTTGGATTAGAAGATGCTGAAAAGGCAATTAGTTTCAAAAAGAGTAACGTCATTGTTGAAAAGCTTCAACTGTCGGAAGACGAAGAGAAAGAGAGAGTAAGGTTCACAATACAAGTGCCGGCAAAGTTTGGCTCGAATTTCCTGGAATTTTCTAACAATGTCGCGTGTCACGTGAAGTCAAAAGTAGAAGAAATAACTGGTATGATTGTAGAAAGTGTTAATGTCAAGGTTGTTGATGTTATAACAGAAAACGAGAATGTTTGA
- the trhA gene encoding PAQR family membrane homeostasis protein TrhA, giving the protein MKDKDNIEKYSLGEEIANSITHGIGALLSVAGTTVLIVIASVQGGVAKIISAVIYGLSLFLLYISSMFYHALQHKTAKHVFEILDHSAIYVLIAGSYTPFLLLSIRETLGRVFLIIVWLLTVLGIIFKVFFVRKFVFLSTIFYILMGWMVVLIFKPLTSRIDSDVVLLLISGGIMYTFGTVFYVWRKFKFHHMIWHIFVLFGSLFHYLAILKTIVTKV; this is encoded by the coding sequence ATGAAAGACAAAGATAATATTGAAAAGTATTCTTTAGGGGAAGAGATAGCAAATTCTATAACGCACGGCATCGGAGCTTTGTTAAGCGTTGCGGGGACCACTGTTTTGATAGTGATTGCATCAGTTCAAGGTGGTGTTGCAAAGATAATTTCTGCTGTGATTTACGGACTTTCTTTGTTTTTGTTGTATATAAGTTCTATGTTCTACCACGCGCTTCAACACAAAACAGCCAAGCATGTTTTTGAAATTTTGGACCATTCAGCGATTTATGTACTTATAGCTGGTAGCTACACACCTTTTTTGTTACTTTCAATAAGGGAAACCCTAGGGAGGGTATTCCTTATCATTGTATGGCTTTTGACAGTTCTTGGTATCATATTCAAAGTGTTTTTTGTGAGAAAATTTGTTTTCCTATCTACAATATTTTACATATTAATGGGTTGGATGGTTGTTCTAATCTTTAAACCTTTGACTAGTCGTATTGATTCTGATGTCGTACTGCTATTGATATCTGGTGGTATAATGTATACGTTTGGTACTGTATTCTACGTCTGGAGAAAATTCAAATTTCACCACATGATATGGCATATTTTTGTTCTATTTGGAAGCCTGTTTCATTATCTTGCTATTTTAAAAACCATCGTAACCAAAGTTTGA
- a CDS encoding SpoIID/LytB domain-containing protein, translating into MNKLFYFLTIVLLPSLFNVLTFSQESFTLNISLKFPMDFESDALINNLKIAGAELSYVYEISIFGGDYSATISSTSTVLSLEVSQQGLYEISASVMVGKDTYFKGVATATVDYSSLTQDIEILLKPVMSKMLITLDINDVDELKGKRILITSKDSSRVVFNELLDVSIFPLMIDITPGSYKVDIVAENNVTSNSTKALLSTTELKIQPGRFYPLMVSFKKETLTLSKNLAKVSKLIAFDINTREVIFEREGKYKLSKSLSINGKNNSSWSNVLFPGICDLYLVFEDGEITSISYEENFPSRVRVLLSSKQTSVGGLLSSGFEQVAVKPHQDYLLFVFDNTYYQVMKIQSGCVVRFQNSSEGLSVETADGIIGPFQKSSRFYIRPLSKDSSIEIAEKGKNKYSGTFEIIIDNNGRLSIINDLSIEEYLKSVVSSEMPSTYHPEALKAQAVASRTYTLSKILSDRRYARLGANIDDSTNFQAYNFQKPNEKASKAVMETEGEILVYRGKPAETFYFAVSGGYLMDPADVFTSKIIYLTPKIMSFGTEMPLSLDDEMALLNFLKNWNFSLLRDLGFPEAINGYFRWKVEYSPEELLRILKSLKGVTTLNLANAEILKSKYKPTELLTDFVNLILKPRLSSETANTNITKVENDFFEIMSTLPEIQVQVSTTQQFQDISQESIQHYGDFSDIQQERIINVYVTRRTPGKYVKEVIVETNKGLYKISDEQVLKLFSPQGKKVVLRNGIVRSDFSSLPSSFFTVDVVKNDYGYAEKVVLYGGGFGHGIGMSQVAVNFLAKDYGWDYITILSFFYPGTVLSKVY; encoded by the coding sequence TTGAATAAACTGTTTTACTTTTTGACAATTGTTTTGTTACCATCACTATTTAATGTCCTCACTTTTAGCCAAGAAAGTTTTACGCTCAATATCTCATTAAAATTCCCGATGGACTTTGAAAGTGATGCGCTGATAAACAATTTGAAAATCGCCGGTGCTGAACTTTCTTATGTTTATGAAATTTCTATCTTTGGTGGGGATTATTCTGCAACAATTTCCTCAACTTCTACTGTTCTAAGTTTAGAAGTTTCACAGCAAGGACTATATGAAATTAGCGCATCCGTAATGGTTGGAAAAGATACTTATTTCAAAGGTGTGGCTACAGCTACAGTAGACTACAGTTCTTTAACTCAGGACATAGAAATTCTTCTTAAACCTGTCATGTCGAAGATGCTTATTACACTAGACATTAACGATGTAGATGAGCTTAAAGGAAAAAGAATTTTGATTACTTCCAAGGATTCATCAAGAGTAGTATTTAATGAACTACTTGACGTTAGTATCTTTCCATTAATGATTGATATAACTCCAGGTAGTTACAAAGTTGACATAGTAGCAGAGAACAACGTTACTTCTAATTCTACAAAAGCATTACTTTCTACTACGGAGCTAAAAATCCAACCTGGCCGATTTTACCCTTTGATGGTTTCCTTCAAAAAAGAAACTCTTACTTTATCAAAGAATTTAGCAAAAGTATCAAAATTAATAGCCTTTGATATTAACACACGCGAAGTTATTTTTGAGCGAGAAGGTAAATACAAGCTGTCAAAAAGTCTATCAATCAACGGAAAGAATAATTCAAGTTGGTCAAATGTACTATTTCCGGGAATTTGTGACTTGTATCTCGTGTTTGAGGATGGTGAAATAACGAGCATTAGCTACGAAGAAAACTTTCCTTCTAGAGTTCGTGTTCTATTGAGTTCAAAACAGACTTCTGTTGGTGGGTTGCTGTCGAGTGGTTTCGAGCAGGTTGCTGTGAAACCTCACCAGGATTATTTGCTTTTTGTTTTTGACAATACGTATTACCAAGTTATGAAAATACAGTCTGGGTGCGTTGTCCGATTTCAAAATAGTTCTGAAGGACTCAGTGTTGAAACTGCAGACGGGATAATTGGACCTTTTCAAAAAAGCTCGCGTTTTTATATAAGACCGCTGTCTAAGGATTCATCAATAGAAATTGCTGAAAAGGGCAAAAATAAATACTCTGGAACCTTTGAAATAATCATAGACAATAATGGGAGGCTTAGCATAATCAATGATTTATCAATAGAAGAATATCTAAAAAGCGTTGTATCAAGTGAAATGCCGAGCACCTATCATCCTGAAGCATTAAAAGCTCAAGCAGTAGCATCTCGAACTTATACTTTGAGCAAAATTCTATCTGACAGAAGATATGCAAGACTTGGTGCGAATATTGATGATTCTACCAACTTTCAAGCTTACAACTTCCAGAAACCTAATGAGAAAGCTTCTAAAGCTGTTATGGAGACAGAAGGTGAAATCCTTGTGTATCGGGGCAAACCAGCGGAAACATTTTATTTTGCAGTATCAGGTGGTTATCTCATGGATCCTGCGGACGTTTTTACATCAAAAATAATTTATTTGACACCAAAGATAATGTCTTTTGGAACTGAAATGCCACTTTCACTTGATGATGAAATGGCACTGCTTAATTTTCTAAAAAATTGGAATTTTTCGTTATTAAGAGATTTAGGTTTTCCAGAAGCTATCAACGGTTATTTTCGTTGGAAGGTTGAGTACTCTCCCGAAGAACTGTTACGAATTCTCAAATCTCTTAAGGGTGTAACGACATTGAACCTTGCGAATGCTGAAATTTTAAAATCCAAATACAAACCTACTGAGTTATTAACTGACTTTGTTAACCTTATTTTAAAACCAAGACTTTCATCCGAGACAGCGAATACGAATATCACAAAAGTAGAAAACGATTTCTTTGAAATTATGAGTACTTTACCTGAGATACAAGTTCAAGTGAGCACAACACAACAATTTCAAGACATAAGTCAGGAAAGTATCCAACACTACGGAGATTTTTCAGATATACAACAAGAAAGAATTATTAACGTTTATGTCACTCGAAGAACCCCTGGAAAGTATGTCAAAGAGGTAATCGTGGAAACAAATAAAGGGCTGTATAAAATATCAGACGAGCAAGTACTGAAATTATTCTCACCGCAAGGAAAAAAGGTGGTATTACGCAACGGTATAGTCAGGTCTGATTTCTCTTCTCTTCCTAGTTCCTTCTTTACCGTAGATGTTGTTAAAAACGATTACGGTTATGCGGAAAAGGTAGTGCTCTACGGAGGGGGATTTGGTCACGGAATAGGTATGAGCCAAGTGGCTGTAAACTTTCTTGCAAAGGATTATGGATGGGATTACATTACTATATTATCGTTCTTTTACCCAGGGACAGTTTTGTCTAAGGTTTACTAG
- a CDS encoding GNAT family N-acetyltransferase has product MEERIVTLAEFPLIDFVELVNMVFSDYVIPINWNVLSFKMDARENSISFSDSFVFIKDNEPVGFILVAIRGNRARIDAMGVVPNERGKGLADRILKHTFRHLKMKNIEQVTLEVAASDERAVRFYDKNGFRKLRSLDTFVLENPQEYDIHYSALQTDNRLVYSIALSNEINIPRKVNWQREPITLMLSDGRYNLVRLHYKNIEGYLVWGKTDENSSYIVDCAPRSPVPEDWDLVVKVCVDYIAKNTRPSIISVVAVAEDDLLHSALEKNGFKILLTQYEMIRKL; this is encoded by the coding sequence ATGGAAGAGAGAATAGTTACTCTTGCGGAGTTTCCACTTATAGATTTCGTTGAGTTAGTAAACATGGTCTTTTCCGATTATGTGATTCCAATCAACTGGAACGTCCTATCGTTTAAAATGGACGCTAGAGAAAACTCTATTTCCTTCAGTGATTCCTTTGTATTCATCAAGGATAACGAACCTGTTGGCTTTATTCTTGTTGCAATACGTGGAAATAGAGCAAGAATAGACGCTATGGGTGTTGTGCCAAACGAACGTGGAAAAGGGTTGGCAGATAGAATACTGAAACATACATTTAGGCATTTGAAGATGAAAAACATCGAACAGGTAACACTCGAAGTTGCAGCTTCAGACGAGCGAGCGGTGAGATTCTATGACAAAAACGGATTCAGAAAGTTGAGAAGTCTTGACACCTTTGTTCTAGAGAATCCCCAAGAGTATGATATCCACTACTCTGCCCTTCAGACCGACAACAGATTGGTTTACTCAATCGCACTTAGTAACGAGATAAATATACCAAGAAAAGTAAATTGGCAGCGCGAACCAATAACGTTGATGTTGTCTGACGGAAGATACAACTTAGTTAGATTACACTACAAAAACATCGAAGGATACTTGGTGTGGGGCAAGACAGATGAAAATTCTTCTTATATAGTCGACTGTGCACCAAGGTCTCCAGTACCTGAGGATTGGGATTTGGTTGTAAAAGTTTGCGTCGATTATATAGCAAAGAATACAAGGCCATCAATAATATCTGTGGTTGCCGTAGCTGAAGATGATTTATTACATAGTGCACTAGAAAAGAATGGTTTCAAAATATTGTTGACACAATACGAAATGATTAGGAAGTTGTAA
- a CDS encoding L7Ae/L30e/S12e/Gadd45 family ribosomal protein, with the protein MDEQKINKILTYMGFAARANKIAFGKDMLKEYLSDKRISKKVLVVAKDAGERVKKDLRIRCDINKVPYIEIADKKTLAKAVGKTNLSAVGILDENLAEAIIKVVQAE; encoded by the coding sequence ATGGATGAGCAAAAAATCAACAAGATACTAACATATATGGGATTTGCAGCTAGAGCGAATAAGATTGCCTTTGGAAAGGATATGTTAAAGGAATATCTAAGCGATAAAAGGATAAGTAAAAAGGTGTTAGTTGTAGCGAAAGATGCGGGGGAAAGGGTTAAGAAAGATTTGAGGATAAGATGCGATATAAACAAAGTTCCTTACATTGAAATCGCTGATAAAAAAACGCTGGCAAAAGCTGTTGGAAAAACTAATTTGTCAGCAGTGGGAATTCTCGATGAAAATCTTGCGGAAGCAATTATTAAGGTGGTTCAAGCCGAGTAA